From one Solanum lycopersicum chromosome 12, SLM_r2.1 genomic stretch:
- the LOC138340438 gene encoding uncharacterized protein, which translates to MAAPLNLEEGQSSHRPPRFNGHFYSWWKVRMHDYLMAEDSELWDIVLDGPFVPMMEEKDGEKTIIVPKPRQKYDEADRKKIEKGFKAKTLLVCGIGPDEYNRVSACESAKEIWDCLKIAHEGTEKVKESKTDMLT; encoded by the coding sequence ATGGCAGCTCCACTTAACCTGGAAGAAGGTCAGTCGTCACACAGacctcctcgtttcaatggacatttttacagttggtggaaagttagaatgcatgACTACCTCATGGCTGAAGACAGCGAATTGTGGGATATTGTACTGGATGGACCATTTGTTCCGATGATGGAAGAAAAGGATGGAGAGAAGACCATTATTGTTCCAAAGCCTAGGCAGAAATATGATGAGGCTGacaggaaaaagattgaaaaaggtttcaaagctaaaactcttcttgtctgtgggataggacctgatgagtacAACAGAGTGTCAGCCTGTGAGTCTGCTAAAGAAATTTGGGACTGCTTAAAGATTGCACATGAAGGAACTGAAAAAGTTAAAGAATCTAAGACTGACATGCTTACCTGA